A genomic segment from Syntrophotalea acetylenivorans encodes:
- the yhbY gene encoding ribosome assembly RNA-binding protein YhbY yields MPKLTGKQVRHLRALGHKLKPIVLVGKEAVTERLVASCKEQLDVHELIKVKILESCPQDRKEVASELAQHTGASVAQVLGRTILLYLPSPAQLITLP; encoded by the coding sequence ATGCCAAAATTAACCGGAAAACAGGTACGCCATCTTCGTGCTCTTGGGCACAAACTCAAACCGATCGTTTTGGTTGGTAAAGAGGCTGTTACCGAGAGACTGGTTGCTTCATGCAAAGAACAATTGGACGTTCACGAACTGATCAAAGTCAAGATCCTGGAGAGCTGCCCGCAAGATCGCAAAGAAGTGGCTAGCGAGTTAGCGCAGCATACAGGAGCCAGCGTAGCCCAGGTTCTGGGACGGACCATACTGCTCTACCTGCCGAGCCCGGCTCAGCTCATCACCCTTCCCTAG
- a CDS encoding complex I 24 kDa subunit family protein, whose translation MQTSTCKKECRIPERATLPKDLYQKLADFVSELPQKEGHLVTALHHAQHLFGYLPREVQEFVADQMEVSLAKVYGVVTFYTFFTQIPKGKYPISICMGTACFVVGADKVVEAFQQQLGGVEVSEVTADGKFSIDCLRCVGTCALAPVVMIGEKVYGGVTPDQVKDIIADFS comes from the coding sequence ATGCAAACGTCCACTTGTAAGAAAGAATGTAGAATTCCTGAGCGCGCTACGTTGCCTAAGGACCTCTATCAGAAGCTTGCAGATTTTGTCTCTGAGCTTCCCCAGAAAGAAGGTCACCTGGTAACCGCACTGCACCACGCTCAGCACCTGTTCGGTTACCTGCCTCGCGAAGTGCAGGAATTTGTTGCCGACCAGATGGAAGTTTCCCTCGCCAAAGTATATGGCGTGGTAACCTTCTACACCTTCTTCACCCAGATTCCCAAGGGTAAGTATCCCATCTCTATCTGCATGGGTACTGCCTGCTTCGTTGTTGGTGCCGACAAAGTCGTTGAGGCTTTCCAGCAGCAACTCGGTGGTGTTGAGGTCAGCGAAGTTACTGCCGACGGCAAATTCTCTATCGATTGCCTGCGCTGCGTTGGTACTTGCGCACTGGCTCCGGTTGTTATGATCGGTGAAAAGGTCTACGGTGGAGTGACTCCTGATCAGGTTAAAGACATCATTGCTGACTTTTCATAA
- a CDS encoding (2Fe-2S) ferredoxin domain-containing protein gives MAKINTIAELKKLREDLQGAAQANAGKPLVNVSLATCSVASGGRDVMAAMKEETAALGLDVEFVQSGCMTFCFAEPTVVVTLPGKDPVTFGYLDAEKAKTLVQKYIKDGELVDGVIPVGYERIVL, from the coding sequence ATGGCAAAAATTAATACAATTGCTGAACTGAAGAAATTGCGTGAAGACCTGCAAGGTGCTGCCCAGGCTAATGCCGGCAAGCCTCTGGTCAATGTATCCCTGGCTACCTGCAGTGTTGCTTCCGGCGGCCGCGACGTTATGGCTGCCATGAAAGAAGAAACTGCCGCTTTGGGCCTGGATGTTGAGTTCGTGCAGTCCGGTTGCATGACTTTCTGCTTTGCTGAGCCGACCGTTGTAGTGACCCTGCCCGGCAAAGACCCGGTGACCTTTGGGTACCTAGATGCCGAAAAAGCCAAGACCCTGGTGCAGAAATACATCAAGGATGGCGAGTTGGTCGATGGTGTCATTCCCGTAGGCTA